tctctcttccccctagGCAGGAAAGCATCCTCGCACAGTGCTCATTACAGCCCCGCGAATCCCTTCAACCCTCATTAGGCAGGTCAATTTCCCTTCCTCATTAGGGCTGGCAGAATGAATGAACTGCTAGCATTTAAGTAAGACTCCTTCCATCAAAGCCCTTTGATGAGCACGATATGGAGCCCTTATAATTGTCTTACCAGTGAGCCAGGCTCTGGAATTACCAAGGTACCAGAGttaagagacatttaaaaatactcCACACAGATGTGCAAAAGGTACTGAGAGCGGATTTGAGAGATGAAGAATCAAGACACTCTGATTTCTTTTcctggccacaccctgcagtgctcaggatttattcctggctctgcaatcaggatcactcctagtggggcacaggggaccatatgggattgaacctgggttggccgcatgaaaggcaaacaccttatctgctccACTGTCACTGGGGCTCCTCAAAAGGCATTCTGGAGGGTCAATGAGATAGTAAAACAAGTAAgtctgccttacatgtggcagactctggtttaaatccctggcaccacagatggtccttggagcatcaccaggggtctcttctgagaatagaaccaggaatagtccctgaccactgctgggtattgCCCCCAATCCAAAAGACTTTATAATATTTGGCGTCAGGGCCTGAGAGTAGTCTGAATaggaatcactgtgtcactgtcaccccattgctcatccatttgcttgagcgagcaccattaacttctccattgtgagatttgttactgttattgacatatcgaatacttcacaggtagcttgccaggctctgctgtgcaggtgagatactctcggtagctttccgggctctccaaatAGGAATAGTTATTTTAAACAGTTGGAAAAAATAGCATAGGATGCTCTCTCTAGAATTAataatttacttcttattttacATATCTCCAAACATGCCACAAAGGGGAGAAATTTAAAGTCATAATCTGGAAGTTTATCAAAAGGAACCCTTTCCCCCATTCTCCAgaatatttatatcttttattatcACCAAGATTGCCCAAACTTGAAGAAGATGTTGGGTCCAGATAAACACTCCATATCAATTCTGAGACTCACAATCCATAGGTAACAATATCTTTATTTTGCAGTTACAACAGATCCAGAACAACATGATATACAACTAGGGAAAaagaatcacttttttaaaaaatcacatttttaaagaattcgGCTAAGTTAGCAAGAAATTACaaacatataaagaaatgaaagggaaactggggagatcggtggtgggaaatgtacactggtgaaaagataAATGTTGAACCATTGTAAGACTGAAGCcccatcataaacaactttgtaactgtgtattgcatggtgaatcaataaaagaattaatacaaagaaaaagcAACAGATGATAAGAGACAAGGTGAAACTCTATTCCCTTGTATTCTATTTATGCCATCGCTCTCTCCctcacttttccttttcttcctcactCCTAGAAAATGCATTTTCCATGGTGGCTTAAAAGGAAACATATAGGAATGAAAGAATTATTAGAAAAACAcaagtgttttcttcttttcattcctCCCATACTACTTGGACCTGCTTCCTGAAGCTTAACTGTGAACGAAAGCACACCCTAGACTCGGAAATTTTAGGGTGTAGAGTGAGACTCACATTTTCCTTCCTGTCTACTTCCATGGCTTGGTTAGAACTTCCGCTCACACTCTGTTTCTGCCATAAAGCTAAAGCAGATAGAAAAAATAGGACTTTCTGTTACTGAATAATTCACAGTAAGGACCACACTAGCCACAATCAACCAAAAAAGGGAGCTAATCTGTGAGCAGTTGACAGCAGCATTTTATACCATCTCAAAGAGCTTCCTTGACTTTGTCATTCCGGAGCGTGAAGATAAATGGGTTCAGGAAAGGGGTCAGCATGGAAATGAATAGGCATACAATCTTCTTGTACTCTGCTGCCTGCGTCTGCTTGGGTTTCACGTAGAGTAACAGGCAGCTGCCATAGCCAAGCACGACAAAAGTGAAGTGAGAGGCATGTGTTGAGAAGGCTTTCCTCTGGCCGGAAGTTGAGAGGATTTTGAGGGTGATGGAGATGGTGTAGGTGTAGGAGATAATGGTTGGGGCAAGGGAACCGAAGATAATGAAAACTGCCATTACAAAAAAACCAAACTCTATAAAAAGAGTATTATCACAGGCAAGTTTGAGCGGCTGCCCTCAGTCACAGTAAAAATGGTCTAACACATTTGATTTGCAGAAGGTGAACTTAAATGTGGCATAGACTGGCCAGATTTCAGACAAGAAGCCAAACACCCAAGACACAATTACCACAGAGATACGGGTGCAGCTATTCATAATAATGCTGTATCTCAGAGGGTTCTAGACAGCTACGTAACGGTCTACAGCCACGGCACCCATGAATGCAAACTCTGTAGACCCCACCAAGAGGCACAGATAGAGCTGGACCTCACAGGCAGTCAGAGACGTTGTCTGCATCTTAGGGAGCAGCAACCCCCAGAGCATCACGGGGACAATAGTGTCATGATCAAGATCTCCGAGGTGGAGAGGCGGCCAAGGgagaaatacatgggggactgCAGTCGTTTGTCAACACAGCCGATCACAATGATGACCATGTTTCCCAGTAATGTCACtgaatagaagaagaaaaagatggcAAAAGAGCTAAGTACAAATTCTGGGACCCTGGGAAGCCCAGAAGGTGGAATTCGGTGGCTCTAGAGCGATTACTCATTATTTTcaccatgtttttctttcttgggaaaCCTGGAGATCAAAGACGAGATGACCATGTTCCACACGTCCTGCTCTCAAAAAAGGTGGAGGACAGATTAGGGTGTCGAAGGATTTCCAAGATGGTGATCAGGTGTGACATGTCTGCTGCTGTACATTGCACAAAGCTGGCATAAATGTGGTCTCCTAAAATCCAGCCACGGATATCTCACAGCATGACTCAACACCTTCTGGCACAAGTAACACCTTTTGCCTCCCACTACTACATACTTTTTTTCTGTAGTGGACAGgggctaatatttttttaattattgccaGTTTTGAAGTAGAGTCAATCAACCCCTCTGATCTATTTCCTCACAAGAAGCAGATGACATAACCACCTTCCACATGTAGCCCAAAGCATAGAGCTTGAGCCCGAGCTTTTATTTGTACTTGGGATCAAATTAAAAGAGGGAGGGGGTATAAGACCAACACTCTCTTCCGATTTTAAAACTATGTTATACAGCAGAAGAATTTCCAGATGGGAACTCTAGGGCTTGGCATGATTTTCCAGAGCTTTTGTATTCTTTTCAAACTCCATTTGCTTTCCAAAATCTTAGATAAAAGGAAAGATGATGCCTGGTACTCACAAGGTTATCTACAGGGTGCTTggacctctctgtctctcacctcAGTTTCACCATTACTCAAATGTCCTCTCTTTATAGgattctctccagctcctatattCCAAACAGGAAGACAGGAGTAGACTTTAGTTCTCACCAAAgtagtaattaatattttattagatgtCATTGTTTATTTTACCCTTTGTTTAACATTAAACAAATACAGCAAcaagaagaacaaacaaaaatccttgcCTTGCAGAGGTGATATTCAAAGAGGAAAATAGAGGCTAGATTACATATAAAGTAAACTTGCATAAAGTAAATTTCAAGTGTGTTAGTATTTGAATAAAgccatagaaaaaaaataaaaccaggaataggcataagaaatttaattttagttgtaCACTGTTCGTCTTTGAGATTTGAATACAATCTCCATGAGGGCAGAGATGTATTTTATAttatgggaaaataaaaaatgttgaacACTTGATAGGGATGTATGTATGTaataatggatggatggatggatggatggatggatgaatgggtgggtggacaAATGTATGGATAGATGGACAAATAGATGGATGTATGGACATATTTatggacagatggatgaataCATAAGTGATCTATGGAtaaatggatagatgggtggatggacagatggatggacagatggatgactAGATGGATGACTAGATGGAtgactggatggatggatggatggatggatggatggatggatggatggatggatggatgggtcaATGTATGAGCGGGTGGATGCATGGATAAGTGATGGgtagatggatgcatggatggatgaatgggtagatggatagattgatggatggataaacacttgttaaatgaataaataaaacgtGGTCCTGACTAGGACTAGTTCAATCatatccctctctccttctcatcttggtttCCCTTCCAACCTCCTATTATGTCACATTATCTTCCCCGTATTTCCTGATGCAACCTCCTCAATAGCTTTGTGggtattttttgttagtttgtttttgccAGTGAGCAAGTGGGCATCTAGTATAGAACTGTTGGAGATGCTCATCGATCTGCTTTGTCATGATTTCTGCAAAAccaacacaaaagaaagaaaacaggagagaAAGGACCCTGACTGACATCAGAGAGCTGCATCTCACCAAGAAACCATATCAGAGAAGGCTAGAATTTGTTCTCTGCTCTACAGGGGACCTGGAGATGAGCTCACTCCACTCCTCAGGCTCCATTGTCCCTGTTCTATAAAGCAGAACTTCCCATCTTGACATTCTCCTAGTCATTGTAGAAGGCGGCTTTGAGAAGAGTTCACTCACCCCTATGAAGGGTTTCACAGCCAATCCTGCTGTTCTCCAGGAttcaccaggactaatttctgtcTGGATGCTGTGAAATCATGAGCAGGGACCAAAGaaactttctctgtctccctttatGGTGACTTAGAAAACTGTCCTTAAGGAGGAACTCAGAAAAAAGTTCAAAGTAATAGCACTGTGGAAGCTAAGTCTCTCTCCTCtacacccctctctctctttcccaaggGAACTTAGTCACCGAGGGACGAGGGACCTATTGTTAATTAGCCCAGATCCAAGACATCCCTAAGCGGACATCTAGAGAGAGCTGAGCAAACTTTCAATTATTCCTGACTTTGAGTAATTACGTTGAAGGcctctttaaaagtttttgtgTAATTGAtgggtgtaggatatcattggtttgtcctttctcctttgccacagagtttaggtttatctggtaataatctctaaccattttaagacaacattggtatatcctgttccccttgccacaggaagcttaggtttctcacagtgctcccgaggcactttctttccactgcatttatctgtaaactcctctctatgctttcttccccaaccggtctatcacttTTTCCCCCtaaccagactctgttaacttgtaaggtcagattcctcagaaatctatgattttataagtatgagtgaaatattgtctttctcctctctttatgttttttgaatagtttagtttaaagcaatgtcctttttgtatgtacaaaggaagacagttaatattatgctttgcaacttgggatttaattggctttgaatattatttattcctaggcatctgctttctcgacttaagcctcagttgctcttagttccttgcaacccaaaagcagggtcctgacgagggactgaaaggacccagggcaagctgtgagctaccctggcatcgatatgggccaggctaaagcgccacgattcttaactataagctaagagcttgatcatggacaaatgctgtcatgatccaaaagcaacgatgagactaggaccctgctaaagataggaaagactaatctggcctgagcactgtggtctgagatcgagatgaccccaggagagcaattctgtaagcttactgtatctcttactgtgtccatattatattaatcatattaatattatgaatgcttatatgtttgctggacaaggaaaggagaaacatacccATGGGATTCACCCTtcggtgggtcatcctgctgaatgagaatctgtcctagaagcagcatcccctgagggaaagaactttacccctattgattatgaccacacctatgtgtaagccccagcccctcatgctgggggatttaactaggctgtaagagtgggctggggggttccagtgccagatctggggaagccagatccagatccaaagGAGgtggagaatgaagtagcatgggggagggagaagcaggagaatcagaggagaatagagatgggaatggaataaacagcaactgagaccaaccagcttggccctccttccttccttcacctgcccattgtcatcaacctccccagggtgagGGAAGCGGCTCgagactaccgaatgcgggcAGCGGGAAAGAGATAGAGTGCCGCTgccttccttttttgtgtttacacagatGGGGAACCAGACTTCTTGATAGCAAGGCTGTTTTCTTCTACAGTCTAAGTCTCAGGAGAGATCTCAGGCCGGAAGCAGAACCCTCCACCTACCCTATATTTGAGGATTTTCCCCAGGGTTCTTTTAGCTATTTGGAGCCCAAACCAGTCCTTGAATTCAGTAGGAAACAATCTCCCTCTCAAATACACACCAAGATGCCCTTGAAGCCTGTGTATTGGTCTCAGTCACCAAAGCC
The nucleotide sequence above comes from Sorex araneus isolate mSorAra2 chromosome 1, mSorAra2.pri, whole genome shotgun sequence. Encoded proteins:
- the LOC101558505 gene encoding LOW QUALITY PROTEIN: olfactory receptor 9A4 (The sequence of the model RefSeq protein was modified relative to this genomic sequence to represent the inferred CDS: inserted 2 bases in 2 codons; substituted 3 bases at 3 genomic stop codons); the encoded protein is MVKIMSNRSRATEFHLLGFPGSQNLYXSSFAIFFFFYSVTLLGNMVIIVIGCVDKRLQSPMYFSLGRLSTSEILIMTXIVPVMLWGLLLPKMQTTSLTACEVQLYLCLLVGSTEFAFMGAVAVDRYVAVXNPLRYSIIMNSCTRISVVIVSWVFGFLSEIWPVYATFKFTFCKSNVLDHFYCDXGQPLKLACDNTLFIEFGFFVMAVFIIFGSLAPTIISYTYTISITLKILSTSGQRKAFSTHASHFTFVVLGYGSCLLLYVKPKQTQAAEYKKIVCLFISMLTPFLNPFIFTLRNDKVKEALXDGIKCCCQLLTD